The following coding sequences lie in one Methanopyrus sp. SNP6 genomic window:
- a CDS encoding 50S ribosomal protein L31e, whose product MAEVVDERVYTVPLRDAKKAPLKKRAPRAVKALRQFIERHMKAEEVKIGNDVNEKIWERGIKKPPSKIRVRAVKYADGTVKVMLAE is encoded by the coding sequence GTGGCTGAAGTCGTCGACGAGCGTGTTTACACCGTGCCGCTTCGCGATGCGAAGAAGGCACCGCTTAAGAAGCGCGCACCGAGGGCCGTCAAGGCGCTCAGACAGTTCATCGAACGACACATGAAGGCGGAGGAGGTCAAGATCGGCAACGACGTGAACGAGAAGATCTGGGAGCGGGGTATCAAGAAACCACCATCTAAAATCAGAGTCCGCGCCGTGAAGTACGCGGACGGCACCGTCAAAGTCATGCTGGCGGAGTAA
- a CDS encoding ribonuclease P protein component 4, translating to MRRIALERTERLLRLARTVYYEDPDRARRYVELARRIAMKARVKLPKHLKRSFCKRCNTPLIPGVTARVRLRQNRMPHVSVTCLECGYIYRYPYLREVKERRRRRMEG from the coding sequence TTGCGCAGGATAGCCTTGGAGCGCACTGAGCGGCTGTTGAGGCTGGCTCGGACGGTGTACTACGAGGACCCGGATAGGGCGCGGAGGTACGTGGAGCTCGCCAGGAGGATAGCTATGAAAGCTCGGGTTAAGCTCCCGAAGCACCTCAAGCGTAGCTTCTGTAAGCGCTGTAATACCCCACTCATCCCCGGGGTCACGGCCCGGGTACGCTTGAGACAGAACCGCATGCCCCACGTGTCGGTCACCTGCCTTGAGTGTGGCTATATATATCGGTATCCGTATTTACGGGAGGTAAAGGAGCGGAGACGTAGGCGTATGGAGGGGTGA
- the rpl18a gene encoding 50S ribosomal protein L18Ae codes for MSEVKVFEVRGTFRMGDEPRQPFTRQVPATSEEEALEKVYSDLGSEHGVSRTEIQIEEIREIDISKVEDPILRRLLGVEE; via the coding sequence ATGTCCGAGGTGAAGGTGTTCGAGGTCCGCGGTACGTTCCGCATGGGTGACGAGCCTCGACAACCGTTCACGCGTCAGGTTCCGGCCACGTCCGAAGAGGAAGCGCTGGAGAAGGTGTACTCAGATCTCGGTAGCGAGCACGGCGTCAGCCGCACGGAGATTCAGATCGAAGAGATCCGAGAGATAGACATATCTAAAGTAGAGGACCCGATACTAAGGCGGCTCCTGGGTGTGGAAGAGTAA
- the ftsY gene encoding signal recognition particle-docking protein FtsY has translation MFGKMKSVLSRVKEKVSKRVEERAGEAKEAKVKEVETMSEDLKKPTLKERMKRVVKREVTITEADIEDILDELELELIRNDVAVEVAESIREELKKELVGRRVKGKSEIPKTVEEGLREALLSVLEPEREVDLIETVEKARRDGRPAIIMFVGVNGSGKTTTIAKVAKLLKDRGYSVVIAAADTFRAAAIEQLEEHAERLGVTLIKGERGDDPTAVAFNAVQHAEAKGKDVVLVDTAGRAYTDVNLMEELKKMKRVLEPDLVVFVGDALAGNDAIEQAKTFHEYVGIDCAILTKVDADAKGGAVLSISKVTGAPILYLGVGQDYDDLKAFSSEWFVERVIGGEES, from the coding sequence TTGTTCGGTAAGATGAAGAGTGTTTTGAGCAGGGTAAAGGAGAAGGTGTCGAAGCGCGTGGAGGAGCGTGCAGGGGAGGCTAAGGAAGCAAAAGTTAAGGAAGTCGAAACGATGTCGGAGGACCTCAAGAAGCCCACGCTGAAGGAACGCATGAAAAGGGTAGTCAAGCGTGAGGTTACGATCACGGAGGCCGACATCGAGGATATCCTTGACGAGCTTGAGCTGGAACTCATAAGAAACGACGTCGCGGTCGAAGTCGCCGAGAGCATCCGAGAGGAGCTCAAGAAGGAGCTGGTCGGCCGTCGGGTTAAGGGCAAATCGGAAATTCCTAAGACCGTAGAGGAAGGATTACGCGAAGCGCTCCTATCGGTACTCGAGCCGGAGAGAGAGGTTGATCTTATAGAGACCGTTGAAAAGGCTCGGCGAGATGGTCGACCGGCCATCATCATGTTCGTCGGCGTGAACGGGAGCGGTAAGACTACCACCATCGCCAAGGTCGCGAAACTGCTCAAGGACCGCGGTTACTCGGTCGTAATCGCCGCGGCCGACACGTTCCGGGCGGCCGCTATTGAACAATTGGAGGAGCACGCGGAAAGGCTCGGTGTCACTCTGATCAAGGGTGAGCGTGGAGACGATCCGACGGCGGTAGCCTTCAACGCCGTGCAGCACGCGGAAGCGAAGGGGAAGGACGTCGTCCTCGTCGACACCGCCGGGCGGGCGTACACCGACGTTAACTTAATGGAAGAATTGAAAAAGATGAAGCGCGTTCTGGAGCCGGATCTCGTCGTGTTCGTAGGTGACGCGCTGGCCGGAAACGATGCTATCGAGCAGGCCAAGACATTCCATGAATACGTTGGAATCGATTGTGCGATACTGACTAAAGTTGACGCGGACGCTAAGGGTGGTGCCGTACTTTCCATATCAAAAGTTACGGGAGCCCCCATACTGTACCTGGGTGTCGGCCAGGATTACGACGACTTAAAGGCGTTCTCATCGGAATGGTTCGTCGAGCGCGTAATTGGGGGTGAAGAATCGTGA
- a CDS encoding 4Fe-4S binding protein, with translation MIQGWSALRRGKLNLEAVIRALAAERMASELPLVEVAARLGVDPSTASHYLSGDYPSEEARDKIRRIIEEIPPFGLWPQLREALGVDVAAEALKWVMGPRTEAEPDVDDEKCLACSRCSEICPSPDGECLGCGECVRACPSGARSLSVRYRGLVYRVSPLK, from the coding sequence GTGATTCAGGGGTGGTCGGCCTTACGGCGCGGTAAACTCAACTTAGAGGCCGTGATCCGCGCCCTGGCCGCCGAGCGGATGGCGTCCGAGCTGCCTCTCGTCGAAGTGGCGGCACGGCTCGGCGTTGACCCATCCACAGCCTCACATTACCTCAGCGGTGATTACCCGTCGGAAGAGGCGCGTGACAAGATACGTCGGATAATCGAAGAGATCCCGCCCTTCGGACTCTGGCCCCAGCTCCGTGAAGCGTTGGGCGTGGACGTCGCTGCTGAGGCGTTGAAGTGGGTGATGGGTCCTCGGACCGAGGCGGAACCAGATGTCGACGATGAGAAGTGCCTAGCGTGCAGCCGATGCTCCGAAATCTGTCCATCGCCGGATGGTGAGTGCCTGGGGTGCGGAGAGTGCGTTCGGGCGTGTCCTTCGGGAGCTAGGTCACTCAGCGTCAGGTACCGCGGTCTGGTCTATCGGGTCTCTCCACTCAAATAA
- a CDS encoding 30S ribosomal protein S19e produces MYDAYVVPGSELVERLAEKLKDFEEIKPPEWAKYVKTGRHKERPPEDQDWWYMRAASILRRVYMDGPVGISRLRTYYGGRQDRGARPERFRKGSGAIIRKILQQLEEAGLIEKTEEGRVVTPEGRSLVDSTAHEIAREKGYTDKFTSPI; encoded by the coding sequence GTGTACGATGCATACGTGGTGCCCGGATCGGAGCTCGTGGAGCGTCTGGCGGAGAAGCTCAAGGACTTCGAGGAGATAAAACCGCCAGAGTGGGCGAAGTACGTTAAGACAGGCCGCCATAAGGAGCGTCCGCCGGAGGATCAGGACTGGTGGTACATGCGGGCGGCGTCGATCCTGCGTCGAGTGTACATGGACGGTCCGGTGGGAATCTCCCGACTGCGCACGTACTACGGAGGTCGTCAGGACCGGGGAGCTCGGCCCGAGCGGTTCCGGAAGGGAAGTGGCGCGATCATCCGCAAGATCCTTCAGCAGTTGGAGGAGGCCGGACTGATAGAGAAGACCGAAGAAGGCCGAGTGGTTACACCTGAAGGCAGATCCCTCGTCGACTCAACCGCCCATGAGATAGCTAGGGAGAAGGGGTACACGGATAAATTCACGTCTCCCATCTAA
- a CDS encoding DNA-binding protein, which yields MTDPELERIRRKKIMELQRKLEESQEKKVEEEREKKTLEEAQRRAMLRRILTPEARERLARVRLARPQLAQAVENYLLQMAQTGQLREKIDEDQLKRILKQVSDATRKEYRIRFKRK from the coding sequence ATGACCGACCCCGAGCTCGAGCGCATCCGGCGTAAGAAGATCATGGAACTCCAACGCAAGCTGGAGGAGTCGCAGGAGAAGAAGGTCGAGGAAGAAAGGGAGAAGAAAACACTGGAGGAAGCCCAGCGCCGGGCGATGCTCCGTAGGATCTTAACTCCAGAAGCTCGGGAACGTCTGGCTAGAGTCCGGCTCGCCAGGCCACAGCTGGCTCAGGCGGTTGAAAATTACCTACTACAGATGGCTCAAACGGGTCAGCTGAGGGAGAAGATCGACGAGGATCAACTTAAGAGAATCCTAAAACAAGTCTCGGACGCTACACGAAAGGAGTATCGGATAAGGTTCAAACGGAAGTGA
- the yhbY gene encoding ribosome assembly RNA-binding protein YhbY: MTQVKRLSGKERRALRARAILLDPVVKIGKKGLTSGVIQEVDRQLEERGLIKVRFERNILRRYDRKELAEELARKVNAELIDVRGRTAVLFRPREGWRRFHGLSR, translated from the coding sequence GTGACGCAGGTTAAACGCCTGAGTGGTAAGGAGCGTAGGGCGCTCCGAGCACGCGCGATCCTGCTGGATCCCGTAGTGAAAATAGGGAAGAAAGGGCTGACTTCCGGGGTTATCCAGGAAGTCGATCGACAGCTGGAGGAGCGCGGACTCATCAAGGTCAGGTTCGAGCGAAACATCCTACGTCGGTACGACCGGAAGGAGCTGGCCGAGGAACTCGCTAGGAAGGTCAACGCGGAGCTAATCGACGTACGCGGACGTACAGCGGTACTCTTCCGACCGAGGGAAGGATGGCGAAGGTTCCACGGGCTCTCCCGTTAA
- a CDS encoding translation initiation factor IF-6: protein MTVVKASVHGDPNVGAWIAASEEYAVIAPKVPDDIVERMKEALDVEVVRTTVAGSNLVGALLAVNSNGALFPRHAREYEIRAVRELGVEVDVLPSKMNAVGNLVLTNDYGALVHPDLDDHALEVIESVLGGKVVRGELGGVKTVGSAGVANSKGAVVHPGATEEEMERVSEVLGVDVEVGTVNRGSPYVGVGVVVNSKGAVVGEDTTGPELARLEDALYLI, encoded by the coding sequence ATGACCGTAGTCAAAGCTTCGGTCCACGGGGACCCCAACGTCGGGGCGTGGATAGCTGCCTCAGAGGAATACGCCGTCATCGCTCCCAAAGTCCCGGATGACATCGTCGAAAGAATGAAAGAGGCACTGGACGTTGAAGTCGTTCGGACCACCGTGGCTGGCAGCAACCTCGTAGGCGCTCTACTGGCCGTGAACTCCAACGGCGCCCTGTTCCCTAGACACGCTCGAGAGTACGAGATACGGGCCGTCCGTGAGCTGGGTGTGGAAGTCGACGTGCTCCCCTCCAAAATGAACGCTGTCGGCAATCTCGTTCTCACTAACGATTATGGAGCGCTGGTTCATCCGGATCTCGACGATCACGCATTGGAGGTGATCGAATCAGTCCTCGGCGGGAAGGTGGTGCGTGGTGAGCTCGGTGGTGTGAAGACTGTAGGGTCGGCAGGTGTAGCGAACTCTAAGGGGGCTGTGGTACACCCGGGGGCGACGGAGGAGGAAATGGAGCGTGTCTCGGAGGTGCTAGGGGTGGACGTGGAAGTCGGCACGGTGAACCGCGGATCTCCCTACGTCGGTGTGGGTGTCGTGGTGAACTCTAAAGGTGCTGTCGTCGGTGAGGATACGACGGGTCCCGAACTCGCCCGTCTGGAGGATGCATTATACCTCATTTGA
- a CDS encoding signal recognition particle protein Srp54: protein MIGFADKLAEIAKKIKGASIIDEDFVKEVVRDVQRALLEADVDVRLVLELSKRIEKRALEEEPPTGVPKRDYLLRIVYEELVELLGGEKTEGLDIDLSRDVNIIMLVGLYGMGKTTTAAKLARYLQRKGYRVGLVGADPYRPAAGEQLRQLAEEVDVPAHVENVDDAVEMAVKGVEALKDECDVVIVDTAGRDRLSEDLIDELREMAERIEPHEVLLVLDATIGQKAGDHAEAFHDAVQLTGVVITKLDTSAKGGGALSAVARTGAPIKFVGTGERVDDLEEFNPKSFVARLLGIGDIDELLRRTEEMLEEEEKAEDVLEGKFTLKDLYEQLETLNKMGPVDKLLQYVPGMGGGRNVRKVSQITEERLKKYKVIMDSMTEKELENPEILNKSRIRRIAIGSGTSERDVIELLNHYRMMKDVIEDIQSGRIPRIGGELGRVIRNVLRG from the coding sequence GTGATAGGATTCGCCGATAAGCTCGCTGAGATCGCCAAGAAGATCAAAGGTGCCTCGATAATCGATGAGGACTTCGTCAAGGAGGTGGTACGCGACGTTCAACGCGCGCTTCTGGAGGCGGATGTCGACGTAAGGTTAGTATTAGAACTAAGTAAACGTATCGAGAAGCGAGCCCTTGAGGAGGAACCACCCACGGGAGTACCGAAACGTGACTACCTACTGAGGATAGTGTACGAGGAGCTCGTGGAGCTTCTCGGAGGTGAGAAGACGGAGGGTCTCGACATCGACCTCTCCCGCGACGTGAACATCATCATGCTTGTCGGACTGTACGGTATGGGTAAGACTACTACTGCCGCGAAACTGGCCAGATATCTCCAGCGGAAGGGATACCGTGTCGGACTCGTCGGTGCGGATCCGTACCGCCCCGCGGCAGGTGAACAACTGCGTCAACTTGCCGAAGAGGTAGACGTCCCGGCCCACGTGGAGAACGTGGACGACGCCGTCGAGATGGCCGTCAAAGGTGTGGAAGCTCTCAAGGACGAATGTGACGTCGTGATCGTGGACACGGCGGGTAGAGACCGCCTGAGCGAGGACCTCATCGACGAGCTTCGGGAGATGGCGGAACGTATCGAACCGCACGAAGTACTCTTGGTGCTGGACGCCACGATAGGACAGAAGGCGGGAGATCACGCGGAGGCGTTCCACGATGCGGTTCAGCTCACTGGCGTGGTCATCACCAAATTGGATACCTCGGCGAAAGGTGGTGGAGCCCTCTCCGCGGTGGCGCGGACCGGAGCTCCGATCAAGTTCGTCGGCACCGGAGAGCGCGTGGATGACCTGGAAGAATTCAACCCGAAGAGCTTCGTCGCGAGGCTCCTGGGCATCGGGGACATCGACGAGCTCCTGCGTCGGACCGAAGAGATGCTGGAAGAAGAGGAAAAGGCAGAGGACGTCCTGGAAGGAAAGTTCACGCTCAAGGATCTCTACGAGCAGCTAGAGACACTGAATAAGATGGGGCCTGTCGACAAGCTCCTGCAGTACGTACCCGGCATGGGAGGCGGAAGGAACGTTAGGAAGGTCTCACAGATCACCGAGGAGCGCTTGAAGAAGTACAAGGTTATCATGGATTCGATGACGGAGAAGGAGCTGGAAAACCCCGAAATTCTCAACAAGTCACGGATCCGACGCATCGCCATCGGTTCGGGCACGTCAGAGCGCGACGTAATCGAGCTCCTGAACCACTATCGCATGATGAAGGACGTAATCGAAGACATTCAGAGCGGAAGGATTCCACGCATCGGCGGAGAGCTCGGAAGAGTAATTCGAAACGTGCTGAGGGGGTAG
- a CDS encoding 50S ribosomal protein L39e, producing the protein MARVKPLGKKLRMAKAIKQNRRVPPWVVAKTGGRVIDNPKRRHWRRSKLKP; encoded by the coding sequence TTGGCCCGTGTGAAACCATTGGGTAAGAAGCTTCGTATGGCCAAAGCGATCAAGCAGAACCGTCGTGTCCCACCGTGGGTTGTGGCTAAAACAGGCGGTCGCGTCATCGACAATCCGAAGCGGAGGCACTGGAGACGTAGCAAGCTGAAGCCGTAA
- the frhD gene encoding coenzyme F420-reducing hydrogenase, FrhD protein has product MLGFLERRVLIVGCGNKLFGDDGFGPAVIEEMERREWEHPDVEILDAGAGAPQNVFSLIDEDSKVEYMIVIDAVDVGAEPGTLLEFGPEDLDPDHRVIPVDAHGWSIESALLDLNEKVGLDFRILGCQVKELPIPEVQPGLSDPVRKAVPKAADRAIELAERYLSGETR; this is encoded by the coding sequence TTGCTGGGGTTCTTAGAAAGGCGTGTCCTCATCGTCGGGTGCGGGAACAAGTTGTTCGGAGATGACGGGTTCGGGCCCGCGGTGATCGAGGAAATGGAGCGCCGTGAGTGGGAGCACCCGGACGTGGAGATCTTGGACGCAGGAGCGGGGGCTCCGCAGAACGTGTTCTCGCTGATCGACGAGGATTCGAAGGTCGAGTATATGATAGTGATCGACGCAGTGGACGTAGGAGCGGAGCCGGGAACACTCCTGGAGTTCGGTCCAGAAGATCTCGACCCCGACCATCGCGTAATACCAGTGGACGCTCACGGATGGAGCATAGAATCCGCACTGCTGGACCTCAACGAGAAAGTCGGTCTCGACTTCCGGATATTGGGATGCCAGGTGAAAGAGCTACCGATCCCTGAGGTCCAACCTGGTCTCTCCGATCCAGTCCGTAAGGCGGTACCGAAAGCCGCCGATCGCGCGATCGAGCTCGCTGAGCGTTATTTGAGTGGAGAGACCCGATAG
- the pfdA gene encoding prefoldin subunit alpha — MTEKKNEQEIQQELQRLIVEINRLQGQMEAINAQIDLIESSISELNRVEETLKGVKELEGDEEVLVPVGAQSFVRACVTDTERVIVGIGAGVAVERTIDEALESIDGQRQELEKARAEAQQKLQELAQELQEKQRKAQELAQQLEGAQRTVQQSSGE, encoded by the coding sequence ATGACGGAGAAGAAGAACGAACAGGAGATCCAACAGGAACTACAGCGACTGATAGTCGAGATCAACAGACTTCAAGGGCAAATGGAGGCGATCAACGCGCAGATAGACCTCATAGAGTCCTCGATCAGCGAGCTGAACCGTGTCGAAGAGACCTTGAAGGGCGTCAAGGAGCTGGAGGGCGACGAGGAAGTCCTCGTACCGGTGGGCGCTCAATCGTTCGTTAGAGCGTGTGTCACCGACACAGAGCGCGTGATCGTGGGTATCGGAGCTGGCGTTGCCGTGGAGAGGACGATCGATGAGGCACTCGAGAGCATCGACGGCCAGCGGCAGGAGCTAGAGAAAGCCCGTGCAGAAGCACAGCAGAAGCTCCAGGAGCTGGCTCAGGAGCTGCAGGAGAAGCAGAGGAAGGCACAAGAACTTGCGCAGCAACTCGAAGGTGCCCAGCGGACCGTCCAACAGTCTAGTGGAGAATGA
- a CDS encoding shikimate kinase yields MGEGTAYAAGTIVNAISAKKGCAYAIDLTVSVKAELSDSTEIHTDVEDTSLVEQCVKVVGEHVGQELNFEIEVDSEIPVAMGLASSSAVSNAVVEALLKELGREPEPLEVVRLGAEASIRADVTVTGAYDDACASYLGGLVLTLNDQRRILDIRELPYPYAVILLPGGKVETSDVDVNRLELLAPAAETAFRRAMTGDYRGAMMINSAVYCSALGHEFEPVVEALEAGAAAAGLSGTGPAFVALCETKSDVREVSEVWSDRGEVLETRTVGPERARGAQT; encoded by the coding sequence TTGGGAGAAGGAACGGCATACGCCGCCGGCACCATCGTCAACGCTATCTCCGCCAAAAAAGGTTGTGCTTACGCGATAGATCTAACGGTTTCAGTCAAAGCAGAACTTTCCGATTCCACTGAGATTCACACGGACGTGGAGGACACATCACTCGTTGAACAGTGCGTGAAGGTCGTCGGCGAACACGTCGGTCAGGAACTGAATTTCGAGATCGAAGTCGACTCCGAAATCCCAGTTGCGATGGGACTGGCCAGCAGCAGTGCTGTGTCCAACGCCGTGGTTGAAGCCCTGCTTAAAGAGCTAGGACGTGAGCCGGAACCCCTCGAGGTCGTCCGACTCGGCGCCGAGGCAAGCATCAGGGCAGATGTGACGGTAACGGGGGCCTACGACGATGCCTGTGCATCGTACTTAGGTGGCTTAGTGCTGACGCTGAACGATCAACGCCGAATTCTGGATATCCGCGAGCTTCCGTATCCCTACGCGGTAATCCTGCTCCCGGGTGGTAAGGTCGAAACCTCGGATGTGGATGTGAACCGTCTCGAGTTGCTAGCTCCTGCAGCCGAGACCGCTTTCCGGAGGGCGATGACGGGGGATTATCGGGGAGCAATGATGATCAACTCGGCAGTGTACTGCTCCGCTCTGGGCCACGAATTCGAACCCGTGGTCGAAGCTTTAGAAGCAGGCGCTGCGGCGGCAGGGCTCTCGGGGACCGGTCCAGCGTTCGTCGCCCTCTGCGAGACGAAATCGGACGTTAGGGAGGTATCCGAAGTTTGGTCTGATAGAGGTGAGGTACTGGAAACGAGGACCGTGGGGCCTGAACGTGCTCGAGGAGCTCAGACGTGA
- a CDS encoding flippase, giving the protein MPLLKLVKGSLTVLVGSLFLRLGGYVYRLLVGRLLGPDGYGIVSSTMVIQTIVMFLATFGVPPAVARYVAKYHALGEGTKVRQFIVVPTLVLVALSTLAALILALAAPYLTSWYFHNPRLYTPLLITAIGLPFAAFASCVRGVFQGFQDMRRYVLTQFVEQGTRVGGAPALILAGYGPTGAVFASATLAYATSGLYGAAKLRSEYLPKIPREDEPLPPNRVAKSALTFGLPVALTGIADMIQSNVDLLVIGYFLGTIWVGYYDAAGPIARLPTTLCAAVATALLPAASEAEALKDERTLRQYAHIAIKTMWTLLIPVAVLTGVLAEPLITLFFGPAFRPGAQALYVLPTAMAFIVVFRSCASLLQGIGRERLPLVVLSFSLVANVVLNAIMVPKWGIFGASVATAISDWLAMILIVRAVMVHAKTHLKLRWVLVPVIAGVAAWFTTEWSMLLTHGSLLKLLLGSAVGALTYSILLVVLGGVSDLEWELLEKGARRVGSPGIVRVVRLARSLELLGRIKP; this is encoded by the coding sequence TTGCCCCTACTCAAGCTCGTTAAAGGCAGTCTCACGGTCCTCGTCGGTTCGTTGTTCCTTAGATTGGGAGGATACGTGTACCGACTCCTTGTGGGCCGCCTGCTGGGGCCCGATGGGTACGGAATAGTGTCGTCTACCATGGTAATACAGACGATCGTGATGTTCTTGGCAACCTTCGGGGTGCCGCCCGCCGTCGCGAGGTACGTAGCCAAGTACCACGCACTCGGTGAGGGGACGAAGGTCCGCCAGTTCATCGTGGTCCCGACGTTAGTTCTGGTCGCCCTGTCCACCCTCGCCGCGTTGATACTTGCGTTGGCCGCTCCTTACTTGACCTCGTGGTACTTCCACAATCCACGCCTCTACACGCCGCTCCTGATCACGGCTATTGGACTGCCCTTCGCAGCTTTCGCCTCGTGTGTTCGTGGTGTTTTCCAAGGATTCCAAGACATGCGGCGGTACGTCCTCACGCAGTTCGTCGAGCAGGGGACCCGGGTGGGTGGAGCACCCGCGCTCATCCTGGCTGGGTACGGACCGACCGGTGCCGTCTTCGCCTCGGCGACGCTGGCGTACGCCACATCGGGACTCTATGGGGCGGCCAAGCTTAGGAGCGAGTACCTCCCGAAGATACCCAGAGAGGATGAACCGCTCCCTCCGAACCGTGTTGCCAAGAGCGCCCTGACTTTCGGTCTTCCGGTCGCACTAACCGGTATCGCGGACATGATCCAGTCGAACGTCGACCTCCTGGTGATAGGGTATTTTTTAGGGACAATTTGGGTCGGATACTACGACGCGGCCGGTCCCATCGCCCGCCTCCCGACCACGTTGTGCGCGGCGGTGGCGACCGCGCTGCTTCCGGCGGCTTCCGAGGCCGAAGCCCTAAAGGATGAGCGGACACTACGACAGTACGCCCATATAGCGATCAAGACGATGTGGACGTTGTTGATCCCGGTGGCGGTCCTGACGGGTGTGTTGGCGGAGCCCCTTATCACACTCTTCTTCGGTCCCGCCTTTCGGCCCGGTGCTCAGGCGCTTTACGTGCTGCCAACCGCCATGGCCTTCATAGTGGTCTTTCGCAGCTGTGCGAGCCTGCTCCAGGGGATAGGGCGCGAGCGCCTGCCGCTGGTCGTCCTCTCGTTTTCGCTGGTCGCGAACGTAGTCCTGAACGCTATCATGGTACCGAAGTGGGGTATCTTCGGGGCTTCCGTCGCCACGGCTATCTCCGATTGGCTCGCAATGATCCTGATAGTCCGCGCTGTAATGGTACATGCCAAGACACACCTCAAGCTGAGATGGGTGCTAGTTCCCGTGATTGCAGGCGTCGCAGCGTGGTTCACGACCGAGTGGTCCATGCTCTTAACCCACGGGTCTCTGCTGAAGCTGTTACTCGGATCCGCTGTGGGAGCACTTACGTACTCGATACTGCTTGTGGTGTTAGGCGGTGTGAGCGACTTAGAATGGGAGTTGCTGGAAAAGGGAGCACGTCGAGTTGGATCACCTGGGATTGTACGGGTCGTACGGCTCGCACGATCGCTAGAACTCCTAGGACGCATTAAACCGTGA